The following are from one region of the Cynocephalus volans isolate mCynVol1 chromosome 17, mCynVol1.pri, whole genome shotgun sequence genome:
- the ZBTB6 gene encoding zinc finger and BTB domain-containing protein 6: protein MAAESDVLHFQFEQQGDVVLQRMNLLRQQNLFCDVSIYINDTEFQGHKVILAACSTFMRDQFLLTQSKHVRITILQSAEVGRKLLLSCYTGALEVKRKELLKYLTAASYLQMVHIVEKCTEALSKYLEIDLSMKNNNQHTDLCQSSDLDVKNEEENSDKDCEIIEISEYSPVNIDFHVKEEQSNALQSTVENLASERKEMKSPELSTVDIGFKDNEICILHVESISTAGVENGQFSQPCTSSKASMYFSETQHSLINSTVEGRMAEVPGSQGQGLFCENTEGSHGTVNEIQNLEEGYSLRHQCPRCPRGFLHVENYLRHLKMHKLFLCLQCGKTFTQKKNLNRHIRGHMGIRPFQCTVCLKTFTAKSTLQDHLNIHSGDRPYKCHCCDMDFKHKSALKKHLTSVHGRSSGEKLPRHDLKRQNLL from the coding sequence ATGGCTGCAGAGTCTGATGTTCTACACTTCCAGTTTGAACAACAAGGAGATGTGGTCTTGCAGAGAATGAATCTCTTGAGACAGCAGAATTTATTTTGTGATGTATCAATTTATATTAATGACACTGAGTTCCAAGGGCACAAGGTGATTTTGGCTGCTTGCTCCACTTTCATGAGAGATCAGTTTTTACTCACACAGTCAAAACATGTCAGAATCACCATCTTGCAGAGTGCAGAAGTTGGCAGAAAATTGTTGCTGTCTTGCTATACTGGAGCACTTGAAGTTAAAAGGAAAGAGCTTTTGAAATATTTGACTGCTGCCAGTTACCTTCAGATGGTTCACATTGTGGAAAAGTGCACAGAAGCTTTGTCAAAGTACCTGGAAATTGATCTTTCTATGAAAAACAACAACCAGCACACTGACCTATGTCAATCCTCTGATCTAGATgttaagaatgaagaagaaaattctgataaAGACTGTGAGATAATTGAAATTTCAGAATATAGTCCTGTAAACATAGATTTCCATGttaaagaagagcaaagtaatGCTTTACAGTCTACAGTAGAGAATTTGGcatcagagagaaaggaaatgaagtcacCAGAGCTATCTACAGTAGATATAGGTtttaaagacaatgaaatttgTATCCTACATGTAGAGTCTATCAGTACAGCTGGTGTAGAAAATGGGCAGTTTTCACAGCCGTGTACCTCTTCAAAAGCAAGCATGTATTTCTCTGAAACACAGCATTCATTGATCAATTCTACAGTTGAGGGTAGAATGGCAGAAGTTCCTGGGAGTCAAGGTCAGGGCTTATTTTGTGAGAATACTGAAGGAAGTCATGGTACAGTGAATGAGATTCAGAATCTGGAGGAGGGTTATTCACTGAGGCACCAGTGTCCTAGGTGTCCTCGAGGCTTTCTTCATGTTGAAAACTATCTGCGCCACCTTAAGATGCATAAACTGTTCTTGTGTTTACAATGTGGGAAAACATttacacagaagaaaaatctcaaccGACACATTCGAGGGCACATGGGCATACGGCCCTTTCAGTGTACAGTGTGCTTGAAAACATTTACTGCTAAAAGCACACTTCAGGACCACTTGAACATACACAGTGGGGATCGGCCATACAAATGCCACTGTTGTGATATGGATTTCAAGCACAAATCTGCTCTCAAAAAGCACTTAACCTCTGTCCATGGCAGAAGCAGTGGGGAAAAACTACCTAGGCATgatctcaaaagacaaaatctgCTATAA